In Methylocystis echinoides, one genomic interval encodes:
- a CDS encoding TonB-dependent receptor domain-containing protein encodes MSRHHLLGAASVHALALLVATSAVAQQSLPTIDVGGARSGARRSTAAAARTAGPRVTTPAGSLVTSPNPDLAAAPGFSPEKLSMPVYRQPTGQTFTTVRGKDFETMPLVTVREMLQYSPGVSFKQGNGLRDIVISIRGSSARNGFGVRNIVMLEDGFSVTQPDGLSRTDLTDPHAYAGVDVYRGPSSALFGNFANGGAINFRTRTGAEIDGVDYGVETGSFGYLNNFVAIGKKQDNFDIAVFASDVRQQGFTFHTRGDTQTVNATARWQVTPNDLLTFKFIHNQLYSDLSGRLSLNQYYLNPYQYGCYLSPQSGVAQTAFTNLCATAVVPIDGRNARSNQLNFRTTAWLAGFNRNDRRDIIGLRWEHDFDVNTKWRTQVIYDDKNIIQPTGATAALQDEPAVNATTDVTKVGSLLGYEARHFAGLYFNRTRYTSYTNNTLGIGNGATGALQAQQNAMMQNLGGRGREEVALSKDVTMVLGLAAEMTKIAALQDQYSYFQTGARIGQIASWQGIPVNKTYWNFGPEASVTWRVLPDLLTHFRASSGYGTPNPGQLFVNQRGQPGANVDLKTQRNTGFDIGFDWKPYDTLLFSLTGFYEWYQNEQLTQSPGAGLLNYTFNAPGSVHRGVETLLDWRPYDGVRVMANYTYNNQIFTEFVEQLGTAARTGYFDRAGYKIPGVAPHTATGRLSYDLPFGDLRGLGAFVEYTYQSSYFIDNGNVLTIPGYGLVSANVHFDRDVDLLWLKRFSAYFEVRNIFDRNWVASANNIQNQVGLVNGQIVQAGYTTLAQNATGSIYAGNPRLFQGGVRFKF; translated from the coding sequence ATGTCTCGTCATCATTTGCTGGGCGCGGCCTCCGTCCACGCGCTCGCCCTCCTTGTCGCTACTTCCGCCGTGGCGCAGCAATCGCTTCCGACGATCGACGTCGGCGGCGCGCGGAGCGGCGCCCGGCGCAGCACCGCCGCGGCCGCGCGCACCGCCGGCCCGCGCGTGACGACGCCGGCCGGCTCTCTCGTCACCTCGCCCAATCCCGATCTCGCCGCGGCGCCCGGTTTCAGCCCCGAAAAGCTCAGCATGCCGGTCTACCGTCAGCCGACGGGCCAGACCTTCACGACGGTGCGCGGCAAGGATTTCGAGACCATGCCGCTCGTGACCGTCCGCGAGATGCTGCAATACAGCCCCGGCGTCTCGTTCAAACAAGGCAACGGTCTGCGCGACATCGTCATCTCGATTCGCGGCTCGTCGGCGCGCAACGGCTTTGGCGTGCGCAACATCGTCATGCTGGAGGATGGCTTCTCGGTGACCCAGCCGGACGGCTTGTCGCGCACCGATCTGACCGATCCCCACGCTTACGCCGGCGTGGACGTCTATCGCGGCCCGTCCTCGGCCCTGTTCGGAAATTTCGCCAATGGCGGCGCCATCAATTTCCGCACGCGCACCGGCGCGGAGATCGACGGCGTCGATTATGGCGTGGAAACCGGCTCCTTCGGCTATCTCAATAACTTCGTCGCCATTGGCAAGAAGCAGGACAATTTCGACATCGCCGTCTTCGCCAGCGACGTGCGCCAGCAGGGCTTCACCTTTCACACGCGCGGCGACACGCAGACCGTGAACGCCACCGCGCGCTGGCAGGTGACCCCAAACGACCTGCTGACCTTCAAATTCATCCACAATCAGCTCTACAGCGATCTCTCGGGCCGGCTGTCGCTCAATCAGTATTATCTCAATCCTTATCAATACGGCTGCTATCTCTCGCCGCAGTCGGGCGTCGCCCAAACAGCCTTCACCAATCTTTGCGCCACCGCGGTGGTTCCGATCGACGGCCGCAACGCCCGGAGCAACCAGCTCAATTTCCGAACGACGGCCTGGCTCGCGGGGTTCAACCGCAACGATCGGCGCGACATTATCGGCTTGCGCTGGGAACATGATTTCGACGTCAATACGAAGTGGCGCACGCAGGTCATCTACGACGACAAGAACATCATCCAGCCGACGGGCGCCACGGCGGCCCTGCAGGACGAGCCGGCGGTCAACGCCACGACGGATGTGACAAAGGTCGGGTCGCTGCTCGGCTACGAGGCGCGGCACTTTGCGGGCCTCTATTTCAACCGCACCCGCTACACGAGCTACACCAACAACACGCTCGGAATCGGCAATGGCGCGACCGGCGCGCTTCAGGCGCAGCAAAACGCCATGATGCAGAATTTGGGCGGGCGCGGCCGCGAGGAGGTGGCGCTTTCCAAGGACGTCACCATGGTGCTCGGCCTCGCCGCCGAAATGACCAAGATCGCCGCGCTGCAGGACCAGTACTCCTATTTCCAGACGGGTGCGCGGATCGGACAGATCGCCAGCTGGCAGGGCATACCGGTCAACAAGACCTACTGGAATTTCGGCCCCGAGGCCTCGGTGACATGGCGCGTGCTGCCCGACCTGCTGACGCATTTCCGCGCGTCGAGCGGCTATGGCACGCCCAATCCCGGCCAGCTCTTTGTCAATCAGCGTGGCCAGCCGGGCGCCAATGTCGATTTGAAGACCCAGCGCAACACGGGCTTCGATATCGGCTTCGACTGGAAGCCCTATGACACGCTGCTCTTCAGCCTCACGGGCTTCTACGAGTGGTATCAGAACGAACAGCTCACCCAGTCGCCGGGCGCGGGCCTTTTGAATTACACTTTCAATGCGCCAGGCTCCGTGCACCGCGGCGTCGAGACGCTTCTCGACTGGCGGCCCTATGACGGCGTCCGCGTCATGGCGAACTACACCTACAACAACCAGATCTTCACCGAGTTCGTCGAGCAGCTCGGCACTGCGGCGCGGACGGGCTATTTCGACCGTGCGGGCTACAAGATCCCCGGCGTCGCGCCGCATACGGCGACGGGGCGTCTCTCCTATGACCTGCCGTTCGGCGATCTCAGGGGGCTCGGCGCTTTCGTCGAATACACCTATCAGAGCTCCTATTTCATCGATAATGGCAACGTCCTGACGATCCCCGGCTATGGCCTCGTCAGCGCCAATGTCCATTTCGACAGGGACGTGGATTTGCTCTGGCTGAAGCGTTTTTCAGCCTATTTCGAGGTGCGCAACATCTTCGACCGGAACTGGGTCGCCTCGGCCAATAATATCCAGAACCAGGTCGGCCTCGTGAACGGGCAAATCGTTCAGGCCGGCTACACAACGCTCGCGCAGAACGCGACCGGCTCGATCTACGCCGGCAATCCGCGCCTGTTCCAGGGCGGCGTGCGGTTCAAATTCTGA
- the apaG gene encoding Co2+/Mg2+ efflux protein ApaG: MYIAITNDIQVTALPDFLPDRSDPDQGRYFWSYTIEIANLGRTRVQLLSRHWIIIDANGRREEVRGPGVIGEQPVLEPGETFRYASGCPLTTPSGLMQGSYRMVTDSGEAFDVEIPAFSLDSPLSNPTLN; encoded by the coding sequence ATGTATATCGCCATCACCAACGACATACAGGTCACGGCTCTGCCGGACTTCCTGCCGGACCGCTCCGACCCCGATCAGGGACGCTATTTCTGGTCCTATACGATCGAGATCGCGAATCTCGGCCGCACTCGCGTGCAGCTTCTGTCGCGGCACTGGATCATCATCGACGCGAACGGCCGGCGCGAGGAAGTGCGCGGCCCGGGCGTTATCGGCGAACAGCCGGTGCTGGAGCCGGGCGAGACCTTTCGTTACGCCTCCGGCTGTCCGCTGACGACGCCATCCGGGCTGATGCAGGGCAGCTATCGCATGGTGACCGATTCGGGCGAGGCCTTCGACGTCGAAATTCCCGCCTTTTCGCTCGACAGTCCCCTGTCCAACCCGACGTTGAACTGA
- the argE gene encoding acetylornithine deacetylase — protein sequence MDALDRAIDMTARLVAFDTESAKSNLPLIDFVESYLREHGVPFVRAPNAAGDKAAIFATIGPMGPGGVVLSGHTDVVPVEGQDWSSDPFTLRLDGGRLYGRGAVDMKGFGAVALAMIPEFKRAALARPIHILLSYDEETTCLGPLDVIARLGVDLPRPNAVIVGEPTSMQVADAHKSVTTHLTRVRGFEIHSANLHRGVSAVHIACRLVGELERIADELRAAGDPSGRFDPPYSTIHVGVIKGGTARNIVAKDCHFEWEFRGLPNADPMFAHDRLAAFAAELGKTAFANFPQCGIDIDTLVKVPGLAPEPGSSAETLALRLARRNSTIAVPYATEAGHFQEAGAPTVVCGPGRIDQAHQPDEYVEVSQLAACVEFMRALARELEA from the coding sequence ATGGACGCCCTCGACCGCGCGATCGACATGACGGCGCGACTGGTGGCTTTCGACACAGAAAGCGCCAAGTCCAATCTGCCGCTCATCGACTTCGTCGAATCCTATCTGCGCGAACACGGCGTGCCCTTCGTGCGCGCGCCCAACGCCGCTGGCGACAAGGCGGCGATTTTCGCCACCATCGGGCCGATGGGGCCCGGCGGCGTGGTTCTCTCCGGCCATACCGACGTCGTCCCCGTCGAGGGCCAGGACTGGAGTTCCGACCCCTTCACCCTGCGCCTGGACGGCGGCCGCCTCTACGGGCGCGGCGCGGTGGACATGAAAGGCTTCGGCGCCGTCGCGCTGGCGATGATTCCGGAATTCAAGAGGGCGGCGCTCGCGCGCCCGATCCACATTCTGCTGAGCTACGACGAAGAGACGACCTGCCTCGGCCCGCTCGACGTGATCGCCCGGCTCGGCGTCGACTTGCCCCGGCCCAACGCCGTCATCGTCGGCGAGCCGACCTCCATGCAGGTCGCCGACGCGCATAAAAGCGTCACCACCCATCTGACGCGCGTCAGGGGCTTCGAGATTCACTCCGCCAATCTGCACCGCGGCGTCAGCGCCGTGCATATCGCCTGCCGGCTGGTCGGCGAACTGGAGCGGATCGCCGATGAATTGCGCGCCGCGGGCGACCCCTCCGGGCGCTTCGATCCGCCCTATTCCACGATCCACGTCGGCGTCATCAAGGGTGGCACGGCGCGAAACATCGTCGCCAAGGATTGCCATTTCGAATGGGAGTTCCGCGGCCTGCCGAACGCGGATCCCATGTTCGCGCACGACCGGCTGGCGGCCTTCGCCGCAGAGCTCGGCAAGACGGCGTTCGCCAATTTCCCGCAGTGCGGGATCGACATCGACACGCTGGTGAAAGTGCCGGGCCTCGCGCCGGAGCCGGGATCGAGCGCCGAAACGCTGGCTTTGCGGCTGGCCCGGCGCAACAGCACCATCGCCGTGCCCTACGCCACCGAGGCCGGACATTTCCAGGAGGCGGGCGCGCCGACCGTCGTTTGCGGCCCCGGCCGCATCGATCAGGCGCACCAGCCCGACGAATATGTCGAGGTTTCACAACTCGCCGCCTGCGTCGAGTTCATGCGCGCGCTGGCGCGAGAGCTGGAGGCCTGA
- the yajC gene encoding preprotein translocase subunit YajC: protein MKLIPDAMAQTEQPAATPTPTPAPAPVAPAPSAPAQPTQTQTGTAASGAPDAAAQPPSLSDLVAQLVPIFVVMGIVYILVIRPRSRREKEQLAALRNVRRGDTIVTSGGLVGKVTKSIDDSEIELEIAPNTRIRLMRAAIAEVRAKGEPVKETPAAPAAKPANESKAPAKSAAKPDTKAKS, encoded by the coding sequence ATGAAACTGATCCCGGACGCCATGGCGCAAACCGAACAGCCGGCCGCGACGCCCACGCCCACGCCCGCTCCTGCGCCCGTCGCCCCGGCGCCGAGCGCGCCGGCGCAACCGACCCAGACCCAGACGGGCACGGCGGCGAGCGGAGCCCCTGACGCCGCCGCGCAGCCCCCGTCCCTTTCCGATCTCGTCGCCCAGCTCGTCCCGATCTTCGTGGTGATGGGCATCGTTTATATCCTCGTCATCCGCCCGCGCTCCCGCCGTGAGAAGGAACAGCTCGCCGCGCTGCGCAATGTCCGCCGCGGCGACACCATCGTCACCAGCGGCGGCCTCGTCGGCAAGGTGACGAAGTCGATCGACGATAGTGAGATCGAGCTCGAGATCGCCCCCAACACCCGCATCCGCCTCATGCGCGCGGCGATCGCCGAAGTCCGCGCCAAGGGCGAGCCGGTAAAGGAGACGCCGGCGGCGCCGGCCGCCAAGCCCGCCAACGAGTCCAAGGCCCCCGCCAAATCGGCGGCGAAGCCCGACACCAAGGCGAAATCGTAA
- the secD gene encoding protein translocase subunit SecD has product MLRFSTWKFFAIVAMTLAAVLVVAPSMLSPAHYEALKARLPSWLTPPTIVLGLDLQGGSHVMLEVDQADLVSTQVKNLRDDVRRILREEKVAITGGIGATPRGVQLRVADAADRDKILPKLRQLRNSFSSNIGGQSPLEVETTPEGLIRITVTDAGIRDKSRKAVEQSIEVIRRRVDALGTREPSIQRQGDDRVLVQVPGLQDPQTLKEILGQTAKLEFRLVAEPGQNPSEVEELEQVDEQGKLPIEKQVMVQGEDLTDAQPGFDQQRSGEPVVNFRFNIRGAQKFGDVTSKNVGRLFAIVLDNKVISAPRILTPITGGSGQISGHFTVEQANNLSILLRAGALPAKLNIVEERTVGPGLGQDSIDAGKRAAYVGAGLVVIYMLITYGIFGVFANLALFVHIAFIFAGLVLLGSTLTLPGIAGIVLTIGMAVDSNVLIYERIREENHAGRSILASLDAGFNRAFATIVDSNVTMFVAAAILYFLGSGPVRGFAVSLALGILTTIVTAVTMTRMMIAVWYHYARPTKLPI; this is encoded by the coding sequence ATGCTGCGATTCTCGACCTGGAAATTCTTTGCGATCGTGGCGATGACGCTCGCCGCCGTCCTTGTGGTGGCGCCGAGCATGCTGTCGCCGGCGCATTATGAAGCGCTGAAAGCGCGGCTGCCGTCCTGGCTCACGCCGCCGACCATCGTGCTCGGCCTCGATCTGCAGGGCGGCTCGCACGTCATGCTGGAAGTCGACCAGGCTGACCTGGTCTCCACCCAGGTGAAGAATCTGCGCGACGACGTGCGCCGCATTCTCCGCGAGGAAAAGGTGGCGATCACGGGCGGCATTGGCGCGACGCCGCGCGGCGTGCAGCTGCGCGTCGCCGACGCCGCCGACCGCGACAAGATCCTCCCCAAGCTACGCCAGCTGCGCAACAGCTTCAGCAGCAATATCGGCGGCCAGTCGCCCCTCGAGGTGGAAACCACCCCGGAAGGGCTGATCCGCATCACCGTCACCGACGCCGGCATTCGCGACAAGTCGCGCAAGGCCGTCGAGCAGTCGATCGAAGTCATCCGCCGCCGCGTCGACGCGCTCGGCACGCGCGAGCCGTCGATCCAGCGCCAGGGCGACGACCGCGTGCTCGTGCAGGTCCCCGGCTTGCAAGACCCGCAGACGCTCAAAGAGATCCTCGGCCAGACCGCCAAACTCGAGTTCCGCCTCGTCGCCGAACCTGGCCAGAACCCGTCCGAAGTCGAGGAGCTGGAGCAGGTCGACGAGCAGGGCAAGCTGCCGATCGAAAAGCAAGTCATGGTCCAGGGCGAGGATTTGACCGACGCCCAGCCCGGCTTCGACCAGCAGCGCAGCGGCGAGCCCGTCGTGAACTTCCGCTTCAACATTCGCGGCGCGCAGAAATTCGGCGACGTGACCTCGAAGAACGTCGGCCGCCTCTTCGCCATCGTGCTCGACAACAAGGTGATTTCGGCGCCGCGCATCCTCACGCCGATCACCGGCGGCTCCGGCCAGATCTCCGGACATTTCACAGTCGAGCAGGCGAATAATCTGTCGATCCTGCTGCGCGCCGGCGCCCTGCCCGCCAAGCTCAACATCGTCGAGGAGCGCACGGTCGGCCCCGGCCTCGGCCAGGATTCGATCGACGCCGGCAAGCGCGCAGCCTATGTCGGCGCCGGGCTCGTGGTGATCTATATGCTGATCACCTACGGCATCTTCGGCGTCTTCGCGAATCTGGCGCTTTTCGTGCACATCGCCTTCATCTTCGCTGGCCTCGTCCTGCTCGGTTCGACTCTGACGCTGCCCGGCATCGCCGGCATCGTGCTGACGATCGGCATGGCCGTCGACTCCAACGTGCTGATCTATGAGCGCATCCGCGAAGAGAACCATGCGGGCCGCTCGATCCTCGCGTCGCTCGACGCGGGCTTCAACCGCGCCTTCGCCACGATCGTCGACTCGAACGTGACGATGTTCGTCGCGGCGGCGATCCTCTACTTCCTGGGCTCCGGCCCGGTGCGCGGCTTCGCCGTGTCGCTGGCGCTCGGCATCCTCACCACCATCGTCACCGCCGTGACCATGACCCGCATGATGATCGCGGTCTGGTACCACTATGCGCGCCCGACCAAGCTGCCGATCTAA
- the secF gene encoding protein translocase subunit SecF, translating to MKLLRLAPENTKFPFMRFRRVSYPFSALLSLIAVALFVFKGMNFGIDFAGGTVIELRAKSGAAEVGTLRTLGESLKLGDIEVQAFGNPSDATLRFGLQPGGDKAQQEAVERVRGAVGAQYDLRRVEVVGPRVSNELVQSGTLGVVLSIIAVLTYLWFRFEWQFAIGAVIATMHDLLLTVGFFSITQLEFNTTSIAAILTIVGYSLNETVVVLDRIRENMRKYKKMATAQMIDMSINAVLPRTIMTATTVMLALFALVAFGGQVIRSFSLAMIWGIFVATYSSIFICSPMLIYLGLRNEDVDRKVEPETEVEVETDYQPEPAALASMYDDIGDAPVPAAPAPKRTAQKPASRSKSGARRRPK from the coding sequence ATGAAACTCCTGCGCCTCGCTCCGGAGAACACCAAATTCCCATTCATGCGCTTCCGGCGCGTGAGCTATCCCTTCTCGGCCTTGCTGTCGCTCATCGCCGTCGCGCTCTTCGTCTTCAAGGGCATGAATTTCGGCATCGACTTCGCTGGCGGCACGGTGATCGAACTGCGCGCCAAGTCCGGCGCGGCCGAAGTGGGGACGCTGCGCACGCTGGGCGAAAGCCTCAAGCTCGGCGACATCGAAGTGCAGGCCTTCGGCAACCCGTCCGACGCGACGTTGCGCTTCGGGCTGCAGCCCGGCGGCGACAAGGCCCAGCAGGAGGCGGTCGAGCGCGTCCGCGGCGCCGTCGGCGCCCAATATGACCTGCGTCGCGTCGAGGTCGTCGGCCCGCGCGTCTCCAATGAGCTCGTTCAGTCGGGCACGCTGGGCGTCGTTTTGTCGATCATCGCCGTTCTGACCTATCTGTGGTTCCGCTTCGAGTGGCAGTTCGCCATCGGCGCGGTGATCGCCACGATGCACGATTTGCTGCTGACGGTCGGCTTCTTCTCGATCACCCAGCTCGAATTCAACACGACGTCGATCGCGGCGATCCTCACGATCGTGGGCTATTCGCTCAACGAAACGGTCGTGGTGCTCGACCGTATCCGCGAGAACATGCGCAAATACAAGAAAATGGCCACGGCGCAGATGATCGACATGTCGATCAACGCCGTCCTGCCGCGCACGATCATGACCGCGACGACCGTGATGCTGGCGCTCTTCGCCCTCGTCGCCTTCGGCGGCCAGGTCATCCGCTCCTTCTCGCTGGCGATGATCTGGGGCATTTTCGTCGCGACCTATTCCTCGATCTTCATCTGCTCGCCGATGCTCATCTATCTTGGGCTGCGCAACGAGGACGTCGACCGCAAGGTCGAGCCGGAGACGGAAGTCGAGGTCGAGACAGATTATCAGCCCGAGCCCGCCGCCTTGGCCTCCATGTATGACGATATCGGCGACGCGCCCGTTCCGGCCGCGCCCGCGCCCAAGCGGACGGCGCAAAAGCCCGCGTCGCGGTCCAAGTCGGGGGCGCGGCGCAGACCGAAGTAA
- a CDS encoding MTH938/NDUFAF3 family protein produces MTAAQGHVPGRYKIDDYGGGGFRFADMSHRGSILALPTGVSAITATAWNEIDAATVDHALAEAGELDLFIFGTGKDLMPVASALRAKLRAAGIGNEVMSTGAAVRAYNMLLDEGRRVAALLIAV; encoded by the coding sequence ATGACCGCCGCGCAGGGCCATGTGCCCGGCCGCTACAAGATCGACGATTACGGCGGGGGCGGCTTCCGCTTCGCCGACATGTCCCACCGCGGCTCGATCCTCGCCCTCCCCACCGGCGTCAGCGCTATAACGGCGACGGCCTGGAACGAGATCGACGCCGCGACCGTGGATCACGCGCTTGCCGAGGCCGGCGAGCTCGACCTTTTCATCTTTGGCACCGGCAAGGACCTCATGCCGGTCGCCTCGGCGCTGCGCGCGAAACTGCGCGCGGCGGGGATCGGCAATGAGGTCATGTCGACGGGCGCCGCCGTGCGCGCTTACAATATGCTCCTCGACGAGGGCCGCCGCGTCGCCGCGCTGCTGATCGCCGTCTGA
- a CDS encoding squalene/phytoene synthase family protein: MAEAAPASDAHYAYCEALLRERDRDLWLACLFAPQPARRHIHAVYAYAIEASDVRARVSQPLLGEMRLRWWSDSLTDEAVESVRAHPVADALLDTATRFDLPRAELIALADAHVADLYDDQTPDLATLEAYCHMTSAGPMRWAAKILGASPSPVFDEAGLALGLTRILRAPPGAFYPADLLARHGADIHLDSPGLRAVHADLRHRALSSYESARRAAPTLTKGHEALLPAATVPLYLARMIGRDYDPWRGVREPSPLRRQWRLWRAARGVGL; this comes from the coding sequence ATGGCCGAAGCCGCGCCCGCCAGCGACGCGCATTACGCCTATTGCGAGGCGCTGCTGCGCGAGCGCGACCGCGATCTTTGGCTCGCCTGCCTTTTTGCGCCACAGCCGGCGCGTCGCCATATCCACGCCGTTTACGCCTATGCGATCGAGGCGTCCGACGTGCGGGCGCGGGTCTCGCAGCCGCTCTTGGGAGAAATGCGGCTGCGCTGGTGGAGCGACTCGCTGACGGACGAAGCCGTCGAGAGCGTGCGCGCGCATCCTGTGGCCGACGCGCTGCTCGACACGGCGACGCGCTTCGACCTTCCCCGCGCGGAACTCATCGCCCTCGCGGACGCGCATGTCGCCGACCTTTACGACGATCAGACGCCGGACCTCGCGACTCTCGAAGCCTATTGCCACATGACCAGCGCGGGGCCGATGCGCTGGGCGGCGAAAATTCTGGGCGCAAGCCCCTCTCCCGTCTTCGACGAGGCGGGGCTCGCGCTTGGCCTCACACGCATCTTGCGCGCGCCGCCGGGGGCTTTTTATCCGGCGGACCTTCTGGCGCGTCATGGCGCGGACATTCATCTCGACTCGCCTGGTCTGCGCGCCGTGCACGCCGACCTGCGCCACAGGGCGCTCTCCTCCTACGAGTCGGCCCGGCGCGCGGCGCCGACCCTTACGAAAGGCCACGAGGCCCTGTTGCCGGCGGCGACGGTTCCTCTTTATCTGGCGCGGATGATCGGGCGGGACTACGATCCGTGGCGCGGCGTCCGAGAGCCGTCGCCGCTGCGCCGGCAATGGCGGCTATGGCGCGCCGCGCGCGGCGTCGGCCTTTAG
- a CDS encoding ActS/PrrB/RegB family redox-sensitive histidine kinase, which produces MKPDIYDDDSRRLRVGTLILLRWIAILGQSIACLFVYFVLNFDFPVGLCFVFIVASATLNFGLRFGTSGTFRLSDLEAVVLLCYDLVQLSFLLYLTGGVTNPFVMLLLAPVTISAVSLPRNLTLFLGIVMLAAATFLCVEFEPLPWYENEALRFPLLYRASIWASLALSAAFIALYAVRVSDEGRLLATALAATELVLEREQHLSQLDGLAAAAAHELGTPLATITLIIRELQKMSEKVAPEGLKDDLDLLAQEAARCREILGKLASLGADQGTMMNVLSIDTLIEEVVGPQREFGVKLEIAKRGNGAAAPPALERNPGILYGLGNLVENAIDFAQSRVRIDAWWSRDLVTISIEDDGPGFSPAILDRLGDPYLRGRPTERRTKNDSQSGLGLGLFIAKTLLERSGATVETFNVSPPRTGAVVKVTWPRSALEIPMAKLTSSEA; this is translated from the coding sequence ATGAAACCCGACATTTATGACGACGACAGCCGCCGCCTGCGCGTCGGCACGCTCATCCTCCTGCGCTGGATCGCCATTCTCGGACAGAGCATTGCCTGTCTTTTCGTCTATTTCGTCCTCAACTTCGATTTCCCGGTCGGACTCTGCTTCGTCTTCATCGTCGCCTCCGCGACCCTCAATTTCGGCCTGCGCTTCGGCACGTCCGGAACGTTTCGCTTAAGCGATCTCGAGGCGGTGGTGCTGTTGTGCTACGATCTCGTGCAGCTGAGCTTTCTTTTGTATCTGACCGGCGGCGTCACCAATCCCTTCGTGATGCTGCTTCTGGCGCCCGTGACGATCTCGGCGGTGTCTCTGCCGCGCAATCTGACGCTGTTTCTCGGCATCGTCATGCTGGCGGCGGCGACGTTCCTGTGCGTCGAGTTCGAGCCGCTGCCCTGGTACGAGAACGAGGCGCTGAGGTTCCCGCTGCTCTACCGCGCGAGCATCTGGGCGTCGCTCGCCCTTTCGGCCGCCTTTATCGCCCTTTATGCCGTGCGCGTCTCCGACGAAGGTCGGCTGCTCGCCACCGCCCTCGCCGCGACCGAACTGGTGCTGGAGCGCGAGCAGCATCTCTCGCAGCTCGACGGCCTCGCCGCCGCCGCCGCACATGAGCTCGGCACGCCGCTCGCGACAATCACCCTCATCATCCGCGAGCTGCAGAAGATGTCGGAAAAGGTTGCGCCAGAGGGCCTGAAGGACGATCTCGACCTGCTCGCGCAAGAGGCGGCGCGCTGTCGCGAAATTCTCGGCAAGCTCGCCTCGCTCGGAGCCGATCAGGGGACCATGATGAATGTCCTCTCGATCGATACGCTCATCGAGGAAGTGGTCGGACCGCAGCGCGAATTCGGCGTGAAGCTGGAAATCGCAAAGCGCGGCAACGGCGCCGCCGCGCCGCCGGCCTTGGAGCGCAATCCCGGCATTCTCTACGGGCTCGGCAATCTGGTCGAGAACGCCATTGATTTCGCTCAATCGCGCGTGCGGATCGACGCCTGGTGGTCCCGCGATCTGGTGACCATCTCCATTGAGGACGACGGCCCGGGCTTCTCGCCGGCGATCCTCGACCGGCTCGGCGACCCCTATCTGCGGGGCCGCCCGACCGAGCGGCGCACCAAAAACGATAGCCAGTCCGGTTTGGGACTCGGCCTGTTCATCGCCAAGACCCTGCTCGAACGCTCCGGCGCAACGGTTGAGACCTTCAACGTCTCGCCGCCCCGCACGGGGGCGGTGGTCAAGGTGACCTGGCCGCGCTCCGCGCTGGAGATTCCCATGGCGAAGCTCACGTCGTCCGAAGCTTGA
- a CDS encoding ActR/PrrA/RegA family redox response regulator transcription factor — protein MMPEENVQPEDAALDPHSESPNAALPDDRSLLILDDDKPFLHRLARAMESRGFLVTQCETVAEGLAALEHAPPAFAIIDMRLGDGNGLDVIQKLKEARPDARGIILTGYGNIATAVTAVKLGAFDYLAKPADADEIYHALMATTIDKPDAQENPMSADRVRWEHIQRVFESCDRNVSETARRLNMHRRTLQRILAKRAPR, from the coding sequence ATGATGCCGGAAGAGAACGTGCAACCCGAGGATGCGGCGCTCGACCCGCACTCGGAGTCTCCGAACGCGGCGCTTCCCGACGATCGCTCGCTGCTGATCCTCGACGACGACAAGCCCTTCCTGCATCGCCTCGCGCGCGCCATGGAGTCGCGCGGCTTCCTGGTCACCCAATGTGAAACGGTCGCGGAGGGCCTCGCCGCGCTGGAGCATGCGCCGCCGGCCTTCGCCATCATCGACATGCGACTGGGCGACGGCAACGGCCTCGACGTCATCCAGAAGCTCAAGGAAGCGCGTCCCGACGCGCGCGGGATCATTCTCACCGGCTACGGCAATATCGCCACAGCGGTCACCGCGGTGAAGCTCGGCGCCTTCGATTACCTCGCCAAGCCCGCGGACGCCGACGAGATCTATCACGCGCTGATGGCGACGACGATCGACAAGCCCGACGCGCAGGAAAATCCCATGTCGGCCGATCGCGTCCGCTGGGAGCATATTCAGCGCGTGTTCGAGTCCTGCGATCGGAACGTTTCAGAGACCGCCCGCCGCCTCAACATGCATCGCCGCACGCTGCAGCGCATTCTGGCCAAGCGCGCGCCTCGTTAG